The Ciconia boyciana chromosome 7, ASM3463844v1, whole genome shotgun sequence region TCGCATACGCGGAGGGTGGCGAAGGCTTTCCCTGCGGCAGGCTGGCACTGCGagctccccttctccctcagTGGCAGTCAGCTACACCATGCTCTACAACGTCTTGGACTTCCCTGCCGGCGTGGTCCCTGTCACAATGGTGACGGACGAGGACGAGGAGGAGCTGAAGGGCTACCAGGGGTACTTTCAGGACTGGTGGGACCGGACCCTGGCAAAGGTGAGTAGCACCAGGTTCCTCAGGGGCACGAgcatccccatcccttcccctggacatccccctgccctctccccctctGTTTGTGCCACAGGCTTTTCGCGGCAGCGTGGGGCTGCCCGTGGCTGTGCAGTGCGTGGCCTTGCCGTGGCATGAGGAGCTGTGCCTCCGGTTCATGAAGGAGGTGGAGGCACTcatcctgaagaaaaacaggctCATCTGAGTCCGCGTGCTCACCCAGAGCAGGATCCCAGCTAACATCAGCGCAGGTCATCCTTTGGTCTGACTCACCCGCAGGACTCGTACCCTCCACGAGGATGCGGTGAtggctgggctggctgctggctTTGGGGTGCAAGGGGAGAGCGAGGTGAGCTCCGCAGTGGTGGAGCACTTCCAATCATTGTcctaatacagtattttttgttattggAAAGTCTGTTATTTCAagtctgtgtttgtgtgtggggTTGGGGTGGATTTTAATAACCCTTTCGACACCCGCCAGGGAAGTGCAAGAACATGATCCTTCTCTTGcaaatggggaaactgaggcacggggacTGGTGTTGTCCAAGATGTTCAGACTCCTACTTGGAGTGCTGTAGGAAAAGGGATTTTCCCCTCCGTTCCCCCCTCTCAGCTCCCTGAGGAAAAAATCCAGGGTTTTCCCTGCTGCACGACAGCAATCCAAGGTCAAAGCCgagcctgcctgcaggctctggcaaggagggagggagttGAACCACTTCCCACAGCGCAGGGCTGCTGGCACCCTGCACGCTGTGGAGGGGAAATCTGGAGTGATCGCTAACTCCCATCTCCTTCAGGCAGCTACTCCTGCTTTCCCCAGAGCAGAGGTGTGAAGTGCTTCAGCTCGTGGTGTTGCACCTATAAAGCGGGGTGCCAGGGTTGGACGGCCAGCTGGACAGCCTGCCCTGCGCACCTTCTCCTCCCGTTTGGTGGAGGAGGCCACGCCAGGTTTTCTAGTGGGGTTTTCCAGCCGCTGGCAGCCACAAACACCAGGATTGGCAGGGCCGGCTGCTCCCGGCAGCTTTCCAGGGTGCTCTAGAAAGGGATACCACTGTGCAAAAGTGTTTTCCCAATGCAGCAATGTCTCAAGTGGATTGTAACAAAGCTCTGGCAGGAtttatgtttgggttttttgatgtATTATTGTTGCTTAAACCAGATTCATGCAAAAGCATGGGGTCTTTTCAAAGGCTGGGCAGAGAGGTTTATCCCAGCCTAGGAGAAAGCAGCCCCCAGCACTCTGCTTCTTTATCagcaggctttaaaaaaaggagggagggagctccAGGCATCCCAGGACTGAATGCTATGTAAAACCAAGCCCCAGAAGAGCTTGGGTGGGGTTTTTCAACAGTTGCAAGTGCTCCCTGCCCACACAGAAAATGCTGGACGGGGTTTAtctgcttgcattttaaaattcaagccTGGAGGACCTTGTCCCAGGAGAGGCAATGGCACCTGCACCCATGCTCCCGGAGAGCCAAGCACTGCATCATACTGTTAGTTTAACCGCTCGCTCCCTGGTAcgggggtgggcagggtgcaggAGTCCAAAGGACGGAGACACCAGTGGACCTGAACCAGTAAACACTCCTCACTGGAAGCCCGGAGCAAAGACCTCTGGTAAGCCATGCCCACTGACATGAGACAGTGCACTGGGCAGGgccaaagctgctgtgtggcTCTGGGGACTTGAGGTTGCCAAAAAGGgccagctgcaggctgctcccagcccagcctggacAGAGGAAGGTCAGTGTGAATGGCAGCACTGAAGCTTAAGGCTGGGACGGGGCAATGAAGACCACATCCCCACAGTCAGTGTGGAGAGGTTGGTGACATCCACATTGAGTTGTTTGGCTCTTTTTGCTGTCCATCCTGGCTGAAGAGGGAGGATCCTCCTCGCCTTTCCAGTCAGCAACCAATTTCTCCATGAGGTCTTGCTTCTTCCCTGAGCTCCCTCCCTGCTACCACAGGAATAATCCCACAGGACGTGTCTGTAACAGGCAAGGCAACATGATAGGAGCATGATCACTGGCTTTTGGTCCCCAAACAAGACATCTCCACCAGAGAGCAATGATTACCCTGGATGCAGCCTCCTTACAAGCTCTGCTACCCTGCTTCTTGGAGCACAGCCAGCATCTCTCCAGATATGGCAACGCTGCCTTGCATCTTGGCAATGAATTTTCAGAGACATCTCCTGTTCCTTCCCTGTAGGCTTGCAGACCTTTGAGGTTTGAGAGAAGTTTGATTTTTCAGTCCCTCCTTTCTGTACTCTTGGGCACAGTCCCATAGGTGGGGAGCACCCGTGGCAAGGGGCAGCTCCCGCGGCTGGCAAGGCTGCGTAgtccagctcctctgctttgtGCTGGCTGGAAGACGGCTTAGAAACTGGAGAGCAGATAGGATACTGGATCCACCAGAGAGGATTTCCCAAAAGTGCTCATCCCCCTGATCTGGGTtgccaaaatgcttttcaaagggGCTTGGCTTGAAAATGACACAGAGCTCATATTCCTTGAAGGTGTCCTCAGGTAGCTCCTTCCACATTGCCTTTCCAGAGTCACTGTGTCCTGCTTGCACCTTCATACTCTTGGTTCTCCTGAGCTCCGTCTTCTCCAATTTCACCCCCTGCACCAGGTTCCCCAGGACAAGCAGAGCTAGTTAATGGGCTTAAGGGCTAATTAATTATTAGATGTGGGTATAGTAGGGATAGCCCAGACCTGGGTTTTGCAGACATTCAGCTTTGTTAATCAGCTCTGTCCCCTGTGTGTAGCcgggtgcagcagcagccagtggcTTGGGGAGACACGGCCTTGGGGGAcatccccccccaaacccagtGTGAGCTGAGCGCACTGCTTTGCAGCCCAACCCACAATGCTTCTCCAGCAGGCAGACCCTTTCAAAGTCCACGGTCTAAAAATTCCATTCCTGGACTTTGTTAATGCAACTCTGCTTCAGAGCTCATCTCGCACAGCAGGCAATCGCGTAGTCTGCGTTCATCAGCCCTCCTTAGGAGAAGGTGGGAGACCCAGGTGTCTGTAGCTGGACCAGAacaggagggactgggagagacaTCATGACCCAGGAGCGACTGTGGCAGGTCCTAGATCCATCGTGGGGAGACCCTCGCACCCTCTcggctctgctctgcagttcAGCTGCAGCCGTTGTGCTACTGAAATGGCTGGGACGTAGGCAGATCCAGCAGAAGATGGAGGAGGCGAGGAGGACACGGGATCTGGCCCTGGAGCGAATGGAGAAGGCAGCTCACAGGTTTAAGCAAGAGGTAATTTGGGGGGAAAGtgtgggtgggaggaagggattGTATTTTGGGTAACCAAAGAAACAGGGCAGTGCTGATCAATCCCTCTTTGAACAGTGGTTAGGGCATGTACACGTTTTGGATCATCACCAATTTTTTTTGCGAGTCACCACCCTCCATTGtcacaaaaaaacctcctgtAAAGACAGCATAAAGGAAGTGTTTCTTAATACAGACCTGTTGAGGGAATCTTGAGGATGAAAGATGGATCGGAGTTTGGGACCCTCTGAATCAGATTACCACCCCAGCCCTCCCGATGCCCTTTTCTCCTCATCCATCCTGACTGCCAAGCCTTTCCTCTCCCATGCTCCTTACCTCTGCCCCTCCACAGGGACCTGTCTGCCCCATCATCCTCACAGTACAGGGGTGGCTTCACATCCTTCCAACATCTGCACATCAGTGACCAAAAGCCATTTCCTCCTGCCCTTGCCCAAGTAAAGAAGCACTTGGATTTTAGGAGGTCAGGTCCTTGGATTTGGGATTTGTCTTAAACCTATAATAAATACCTACTGCTATTCTTTTCTTGGGGGGGAGTTTGAAAACAGctcacatgcttttttttttcccatgttaaTGATAAATTTTGTAAAACTCTAGCTGGTTGAACTGCTATTCAACACATTGTCTACGAGTTAGAAGGGGGGTGAAGGCCTGCAGAGGAGTAAATAGAGACAGGTCAAACTTCTCTTACAGGTTCATGCAACTATCCAGTCAAGAAGgagttttctgcttgttttggtTCTGCTTTTATGAACTAAGACTCAGCAAATTCCCCGTCAGCAAATTCCCCACTCTGGCACACACAGTGCTGTGTGGGAGGTCTGCATTTCTACAGGGAATTAATCCTAAAATTCCCCATTCAAGGTCATTGCTGGGCAGATGTTAGAATCGGGTATTTGCAGCCTCAATACCAGCcttttctgccattttattcTCTCTGCACCCAATTTCCTACCCTTTGCAGAACCCAGGCACCCAGACTGCACATGTCCTCTCGCTGACGATGGTGGAGCTGgtggagaagctgaaggagGGGTCCCTGTCCCTAGAAAGTGTCCTCTACTCCTACATGGGCAAAGTGAGTGATACCTCCAGCATGGGAGAGATGCTGCAGGGCTCTTCTGCAGTGGGggctttcaaattaaaaaacagctcATTTGCTGGGAGAACTGGCAATGCTGGGGATTACAATTTGTCAATACTGTGATGTCTGAAGGGTGGCTTTTGGGCAAATAAGTAGGACAGAGTTCTAGGGCAGAAAATCATCCCAGCAAGAAACATGTAAAGTTTATAGGTAAGGTCTGAATAATGAATGCTGGAGGTTTGAGGAGATGAATTTTCAGCTTGAAAACTCAATTTAAAcactgtttccttccttccGTCCATTCATGTGtcttgctgctcttctctgttCTGGAGAGGCTTTGGAGGTGACTCGGGAGGTGAACTGCGTGATAGACTTCATTCATGGTTGTGAGGATCAGctccagaaactgaaaaagcagaaggagaaggggCTGCTCTATGGCATTCCCATCAGCATCAAGGACCACATTAACTGCAAGGTACGTCCCTAATTCCCCTGCCTCTTGGCCTGGGGCTGGGAAAAGGCCAGGATGTCCCATCCTCATCAGGAGTGGCTAAGAGTTCCCTCAGACAAGGATGTTCTGGACCAAATATTGTGGGACCAGCAAACCTGCCTTTCTTCTgataaaaattttgttttctgcagaaatttctAACCTGCTCTGATCTGGTTTTCCCTGGTGTAGTCAGAGCCTGTTCTGCCTGTGAGAAAAGTTAGGTGGGAACTTTGTCACAGGAGGAATCAGGACTTATGTCTGTTATTGTCACAGCTCCAAACAGCATCTTTCCTGGTACCTAAAGAGCTTTGCTTCCCATCCCAAGGGCCACGTCTCCTCTGGAGGGATGGTGAAGTTTCTGGGCCAAGTGAAGGAAGACGACAGCGTCATCGTCCAGGTTCTAAAGAGCCAGGGGGCAATCCCCTTTGTGAAAACCAACATCCCACAGACGATGATAAAGTAATTGCATGTTCACCTTCATGAAAACGCTATGACATGTGACTCTTGCCATCTGAGAGATGGTGGGCCCACATGCACAAGCTCCCACCCTTGTCCAAGCTAATCATGCACGTTGAGTTAATTGCCTCCTCATTtcaatctgaaattatttctcttaTATTTGATGcctcttttttcttaaattcagtTGTCCCAACAAATCTATTACATGCTGATTCTACCTGCTGGGATCAATTCCACACTCGTCCCTGCACGGATGCTCTGTGCCCTGTATTTATGGTTTGCAGAGACAGAAGTACATCACTGACCAGTTGATCTTCTTCTCCCCAGCTATGACTGCAGCAACCTCATCTTCGGCCAGACGCTGAACCCTCTCAACCCCCAGAAGAGCCCCGGGGGCTCCTcgggaggggagggagctcTGATCGCAGGGGGAGGCTCCATCCTGGGCATTGGGTCGGATGTAGCTGGCAGCATCCGCCTGCCGTCCAGCTTCTGTGGGCTGTGCGGGCTCAAACCCACAGGCAACAGGATCAGGTACATCCCAACATCTGTCCTCTTCTTCCATCCACCGCGGAGACTCCAAAGTGTCCCCCATAGTGCATCAAACTTCACAATAGGGTCCGTGGTTTCCTCCAGGTTTAAGTTAGCACCCTAACCTGCCTGTTTCCTTGTGTCAGCTAGGGCTAAGGGCTCTATTAACGACACGTGATGACCTCCATCTGTTAACACAGCAACGACTTATTCAATTTTTAATAGCCCTGGCCAGGAAGCTGAAAGCAAATACTACAGGGTCATCTCCTTTTCAGATGCTTTCCAgcccttgctttgcttgtacGAGTTTTCTATTTATCAGAGGTGCTTTGTTCACAGATGAGGAATTAGATGCACCAGGGAAAGGAGATGATAAAAACTGTCCCTAGCCCCTAGCAGCTTACAGACCATGGAAGTCTTCCTAGCCTAGAAAGTGTCAAGTCTTTGCAGGACCTTTTGCCCTCCTAGATGTTGACTGGGGGCAAATGGGAAGTCTGCAACTCAGCAACTCAGCATGGTGATCTGCCTTACAGTGAGAGCTGCTGCTAATCTGCTTCTCCCATTATGTTCCTAGCAAACTGGGTGTGGTTTCTCCTATCATAGGAATGGAATCAGGTAAGTCCATCCAGTTGACATGTTACTACTGTTAAACCTTTGCTTCTTACATCTCCTCCTACTGCTGAAATGCCAGCAAATGTGCTTGCTCAATTATGTGTCTTACGGCCAGCCAAAATCAGTGATCTATTAGACCAGGGCCTGCCTTGTGCTATTACCTTTTTGCACTATTTGTTCTGTTCTGGATGGTGGTAGGTGTTAGCTGAATCTGAGCAGAACTGAAGCAATACCCGTTCAGGCAATGCAATGCGTAGGAGTGAGAAATGTGAGATTTGCATCCCAAAGGCCTGGGATATTTCACTGGAGATGCTTCCAGGAGACTCTGCTGgcttcagctgctgccaggcGGTATTGCTGTCAGCAAGAAGGCTGCAGTCCTCGCTCCTCTTGATCAGGCCTTGTGCCTGCAGAAGGCTGGCCCAGAAGGTCAGTCTCAGTAGGTTGCTTCTGCTCTGAGACTTACAGATTGTCCCTGCTGGACCTCCTTGCTCACTTCTTGTGCATTACACTCGTTCCCCATTCCTCTTCCCTGGCCTGACTGAGACTCTTCCGTGCTGGGTCCCTACCAGTGACTATGACACAGCACCAGCCCATCTGCCTGCAGTGACAGGACCTTTGTGCTTGCAGTGACGGGGTCACTGGGGCCAATGGCGAGAGATGTGGACAGCCTGGCCCTCTGCATGAAGGCGCTGCTCTGCGAGGAGATGTTCCGGCTGGACCCCGCCGTGCCCCCCATCCCCTTTGATGAGGAGGTAAGGCTCAGAGGCAATCCCATGTCTCCATTTCCCCAGCAACAGAGTGAGATCTTGGGAGATTCCTACCTGGTTTCATGTCTCAAGATAGTGAAGGACCCAGGGAAGCAAGTGTCCTTCTGAACAGAGGACACCCAGCATGAGCAACCACAAGAAGCAGCCACACAACAGGGTTGGCAGACCCCTGTTGGCTTGCCCTGATGAGACCTGCCAGATACTgaccccttcccttcccagcaaTATCCAAAACAAACTTGTTGGCTCCATCCTGCCCGATCCCTAAAGGAGCTGATTTCTACTGATCAGAGGAATTCACCCCTCACACCTTTAATTAGAGAGCCTGATGTAACAGTCACTGACCTAAGAAATCATTGCCCTTTGCCATTAGCTCTCTGCTTCTACCATCTGATCATGTCTTTCTGGCTCAGGTCCTAGGATCCTAGGACCTTTCAGTTGTCCCTGACACCCAGCCAATACAGACCAGTCGCTTACCCTAGAGGATCAGGCCCCTGAACTCTGTGCATAGCCAGGCATCCCAGGCATGGGGTCTGTACAGGTGCTATCACACCTGCTATCTCAAAGCTGGGACATGTTCACATGGCAGGAGGTGCTGTCAGAAAGACCATACCAAGGACCACTGCTGCAGACCTGTGTTCTGGACAACACTGCTTTCCACCAGCCCTATTGTTCCCATCATTCCTTCAACCCAGGAGACCTCAGTTGCTGCCTCCCTGAGCCCTAGAAATGGCCCAGTCTTATACGTCTCGCATGCAAGTGATGGCTCCCCTTCTCACAGGTTTACACCAGTTCAAAGCCACTTCGGATTGGGTATTATGAAGGAGATGGCTACTTCGAGCCCTCGCCCAGCATGAAACGGGCCATCCAGGAGACAAGAAAGCTCCTCCAGGATGCAGGGCATACGGTGGGTTTTCATGCCTGTGGTTGCCTGGAGCTATTATCCTGCTCCTTACAGAACTGGACGAGTCACTTCCCATCTCCGCTTTTGCTGCCCATAAAAAAGGAAccatccctccctgctgcaAGGATCACAAAGAGGAAGGCAAATGCAACAGTTTGTTTCCCAAACCAAAGTGATCTTGCTTATATTCCTGGCCTAGCAAACAGGAGAATCACCTTCAGATATCTCCAAGTCACCCCTTTCCTAAAGCACTGTTTTTTCCATCATGTTTGGTGTTCCCATATGTTGTGGTTCAActccagccggcagctaagccgctcgctcactcccccccagtggggtggaggagagaatcagaagagtaaaagaagtcagaaaactcgtgggttgagatgaagacagttcaataggtaaagcaaaagctgcgcacgcaagcaaagcaaaacaaggaattcgttcactccttcccatgggcaggcaggtgttcagccatctccaggaaagcagggctccatcacgcgtaacggttacttgggaagacaaacaccatcacttcgaatgtcccccccttccttcttcttccccagctttatataccaagcatgacgccatatggtatggaatagccctttggtcagctggggtcagctgtcccggccgtgtcccctcccagcttcttgtgcacccccagcctcctcgctggtggggtggggtgaggagcagaaaaggccttgacgctgtgtaagcactgctcagcagtaaccaaaacatctctgtatgatcaacactgttttcagcacaaatccaaaccatagccccatactagctactatgaagataatgaactctatcccagccaaaaccagcacaccataAATATAAAACTCACAACAGTTTCCATGACCCCTCAACTGTTGAACACAGTTTACAGATTTCTTGGTAGGTAAGTGGGAAGGGAGTTGGAGCAGTTGACCCCCTAGGGACCTCTTCTagcctaaattattctgtggtTCCACCAATGGGGATTTCTATATGGGAGCTCTTCCAATGATGcaaattaattacaaatatttgGTGTTTTGAAGCCTCTCAAAATTCATCTCTGACATGTGGAGGAGTGGAGCCTGTGCCAGGTCACAATATGTGTTAATGCCTTGGAGATGGGAAAGGACAGCGGGCAGATGCTGCTAACCCAGGTCCCTTTGAAAATGGGGTCTTGCTGTCCTACAGCAGCAAGGAGGGCCTAAGCTTCCCACCACTTCCCACCCACCTCACTAGCGAGGCAGGGAGGTTCACAGAGGGCTCTATGAATCATTCATCTTTGTTGCCTCTTGAACGGGGGTGGTTTTCTTGCAGCTTGTTCCCTTTGCACCACCCAAGATTGACTATGTGGTAGATGAGCTGTTCACCAGAGGGATTTTCTCGGATGGTGCTGCTCACCTGGTGGACTGCTTGTGAGTAAAACCCCCATTTCAGTGTGGGCCATGAGACTTGGCATTGTATAGCCAGTGGTTGCATCCAGAGTGTTTATATTCTTGTGGGTGCAAACTGAATAatgagcagcagaggagcaaTTTCTGGAAGGATGAATTTAGCATGAGCAGCAGCTAGTTCACAAGAGCAGTTCACACACACGGGTAATGCGGTAGGGTGATGAGATACCATCTGTCAGCAGTGCTGTGGCAAGTGGGTTTATGTGTGTGATTAGTCCATGGCACGTGGCAAACATCACACATTACAGAACTTCCTCTGGAGGTGCAGTAGGTTAGCCCTGGCTAGTAGCCAAAtacccacacagctgctcgctcacttcAAGGTGAAACATGCCCAGGGTTGTATGTGGCCCCACCGCTGCAAAGCACTCCAGAGCCTTTATGGCACTGACAACGTAGGCAGTAAAGTACTTATTTCTCTATAACTTTTGCAGTGAGCATTTACACCTCAGCATCTAAACCCCACACGAGCATCTCTTGTTCAGTGTTTCGGATTGAAACAGGCAGATTTCGTCTTCTAGCAACTCCCCTCTAAGACAAACCCTGCTTTGgaaacagcactgctgctgctgtagctcTGGCACAGACGGCTTGTCCTGACTTCTCCTTCACTCTCTGCCCTTCCAGCAAAGGAGACATCGTGGATCCCAACCTGAAATCCCAGTTCAATACTTACAGGCTTCCTGCTCTGGTGAAAAGGATCTTGGCTATCATTTTGAAACCCATAGTAAGTGTGTGGACGTGTCTCATCTGTGTTACAGGAAATCTGCAAGGTGGGGAATTTTCCGCCTGCAGGGAGGTAGGCTGGTCCCCTCTGGGAGTGCTTTGCTGCTTCATGTTAAGGGCTTGATGAACTTTATAGTGAAATACAGTTAAATACACTTAGTCCCTAAACCCAGGCTGAACTTATCAAGTGGGTCTGACAGCCTTTTGTGGGAGTTTTGCATGGGAAGGTCAAAATATGATCCGTTCTCAGGAAACCATGAGCCATACAGCTCATCCAGCAATGGGCTCCAAGAGAATCGATATCACTAGCAAGGATCTAAACAGCATCCCCACATCCAGAAGATGCTCTCCAGAGCTAGCAGTGTGGTCTAGAGCCTTATTGGCACAGGTTGTGGTGATTAAATGTATAAATTAATATGGGAGTAAAACCACTTTGCTGGAAACCATACCTGTTCTTCAGAGCCACTTCTGCTAGGACAAGAAGTGTGCCCAAAATGCAATCACATGGTAGCCAGCTATTTCAGCTGCATTGTTGTTGACTAATCCCaagtttttctcttccctccaaaAGTACCCACGAATTGCTCGGGATCTCAGCGCTCTCTGTGGAGTGGGGTAAGATGCACTGAAGTAGCTCTAGAGAAAGGGGATGCACATGGATGTGTCCACCGGTTCATGCAGGTAGACACCAGCTCGCTGTGCAAAGCCCTGTCACAGGGCTGTGCAGCACAGGCGGAGCCAGATGAATATGTGCTGGCTTAGCACAGTGTTATCCAGGGCTATGCAGCCAGAGATTACTTTAAGAACTCAAGAATCCTCATCATGGCAGGGCTAGGATGTCTCCATGGAGATCAGCACAGAGAGATACCAGCTACTTTCCCCATCAAGTGGATTCTGGTACCCAGAGCATCATGTGTCAAGTTAATGCAGAGGTCTCTGCATGCAGGTGCAGTGTGGTGTGAAGTACCTGCCCCTccaagagagacagagacacaCCAAACTGGGAGCAAGTGAATTTAGAAGACTGCCATGATCTTTGTCTAGGTGCCAGGGCACCTAGACATGGTGGCATGCTTTTAACGTAAGCTCTTTTAATGTACCTGTAAGCATGTGTGAACTCAGGGGAATCAGTTGGGTGATACTATAGCTTGTTCCCAGAAGGGTCATGCAGTTTCCATAACAATGGGCTGTCTGTGCATTTtgttaattgttttctgttgccACAGTCCCAAAGCGGATTAATTCTACCACCTTTCCAGGTCTGCCAAAAACCTCTGGGATCAGCATGGAGCAGTGGCGgtaatgtgatttttctttttctttttctttttctttttctttttctttttctttttctttttctttttctttttctttttctttttctttttctttttctttttctttttctttttctttttctttactaaaTATAGCAAGAGATCCCTAAAGTTTCTAAGCAATTGCTTTGAGGTCTGTGATGGATTCGGGGTTGGAAATGGATCCTGTGGAAATAAAGCAGCTAGGCTTTTCTTTGAAAGTCAAGCTTTGCAAGAAGTGATAAGAGCTCAAGGCAATAGATGTTCATGTGGAGGTCTCTACTTACtggaggatggggaagaaagaTTATCCTTTGCTCTGCATTTTCTAAGCAGAAATTGCATAAGAATGGCCACTAAAGATGaggcttcattttttcttctttctgtctcttggtGCAAATCATTTCAGACATTAGGTGCTACTGTCACGAGCTAAGACCGTGCTTGAACTATCAAGCAGAGACCTTAGGAGTCAAAAATTGTGGTTGTGACCTCTTTGGCTTAGGTGGATTTCATATGAACTCATTTGGGATCAGGAACACAGGACAGGAAGCGTTCTCCTGGACAACTGAGTCCAGTGGAGCCCACAAACTGATCAGGTTCCTCTTTAAAACCAGTTGAGTTTTAtgcttgcatttgtttttattggcCGGCTCCGGTCCTCCCTGCTCTGATGGTTGGAAACCTTCACATTTCCCGTGCTGTTTATTCATTTCCAGTTTATCCTCATTTTATTCCTGCCCTTGAGCTTAAATAGCACCTCTCCTCTCTGGCATTTCCCACTG contains the following coding sequences:
- the LOC140654332 gene encoding vitamin D3 hydroxylase-associated protein — translated: MTQERLWQVLDPSWGDPRTLSALLCSSAAAVVLLKWLGRRQIQQKMEEARRTRDLALERMEKAAHRFKQENPGTQTAHVLSLTMVELVEKLKEGSLSLESVLYSYMGKALEVTREVNCVIDFIHGCEDQLQKLKKQKEKGLLYGIPISIKDHINCKGHVSSGGMVKFLGQVKEDDSVIVQVLKSQGAIPFVKTNIPQTMINYDCSNLIFGQTLNPLNPQKSPGGSSGGEGALIAGGGSILGIGSDVAGSIRLPSSFCGLCGLKPTGNRISKLGVVSPIIGMESVTGSLGPMARDVDSLALCMKALLCEEMFRLDPAVPPIPFDEEVYTSSKPLRIGYYEGDGYFEPSPSMKRAIQETRKLLQDAGHTLVPFAPPKIDYVVDELFTRGIFSDGAAHLVDCFKGDIVDPNLKSQFNTYRLPALVKRILAIILKPIYPRIARDLSALCGVGSAKNLWDQHGAVAAYRTEFIAKWRKLRLDVILCPALGPAFNHGYAGKLFAATSYTNLYNVLNFPAGVVPVSTVTRADEEELKHYEGHYGDPWDKRLKEAVEGAVGLPVAVQCVALPWQEELCLRFMKEVETLAHGTKRNV